From a single Oreochromis niloticus isolate F11D_XX linkage group LG3, O_niloticus_UMD_NMBU, whole genome shotgun sequence genomic region:
- the LOC109198655 gene encoding uncharacterized protein LOC109198655, giving the protein MKDWCIVQFNTGATEIVPSTWLNGKKLSWPPYPPRDTFRIHAAVKRRVHPGATWLTYSPVRLLISHDTFEEAERSLQKYLSEHCDTSDLQSEAESQTTPKRKHKTNPLYTYSDSEDEQPTKKRFPQAPRVKIPALNASQSSPQPTDSRHHNAPPSFRHLSPLRENIPNDTPLQSPQHAESDVEAFSIDDSRDSVRPLLQDATAQKFLTMLSNLTRSVNELREEVRAIRNTGSNESVDAGVLPLDLPLNSIEELNHAEAALTSQEAIKAMVRRFALIGGTTLEVRVRRVMAYAITNELASLLNWAGKKTKDHTKQKRAFKDTALCRCIFDGLTQQLGANSMSEFLFAQAVQKWLRYAPDRLGGAGRTSSVPIPEEQ; this is encoded by the exons atgaaagaCTGGTGCATTGTGCAGTTCAACACTGGTGCTACGGAAATTGTCCCTAGTACATGGTTAAATGGGAAGAAATTGTCATGGCCTCCATATCCTCCGCGAGACACATTTAGGATCCACGCCGCAGTAAAGAGGAGAGTTCATCCTGGTGCAACATGGCTCACCTATTCACCAGTCCGGCTTCTCATAAGCCATG ACACATTTGAAGAAGCCGAACGCAGTCTCCAGAAATATCTCAGTGAACACTGTGATAcatctgaccttcagtccgaagctGAAAGTCAGACCACTcctaaaagaaagcacaa aacaaatcccctgtacacgtatagtgactcagaggatgagcagcccacaaaaaaaaggtttccccaggcccctcgagtgaaaataccag CCCTCAACGCTTCGCAGTCttccccccagcccactgacaGCAGACATCATAATGCCCctcccagcttccggcacctttcgccactccgggAGAACATTCCGAACGACACACCTTTACAATCTccccagcatgcagagtctgatgtaGAGGCCTTCTCTATAGATG attccagagactctgtgaggccactattacaag ATGCGACCGCACAAAAGTTTTTAACAATGCTGTCAAACCTGACGAGATCTGTCAACGAACTGCGTGAGGAGGTCAGAGCCATCCGCAATACCGGCTCAAATGAATCTGTAGATGCTGGGGTACTCCCTTTGGATTTGCCCTTAAACAGCATTGAGGAGCTAAACCATGCAGAGGCAGCTCTTACGTCGCAAGAGGCAATTAAGGCAATG gtgagacgctttgcctTGATTGGAGGGACCACACTtgaggtgcgagtccgccgtgtaatggctTATGCCATTACAAATGAGCTGGCCTCACTACTAaactgggcagggaaaaaaacaaaggaccacacgaagcaaaaaagggcatttaaagatactgcgctgtgcagatgcatatttg atggcctgacgCAGCAGTTAGGGGCAAACTCGATGTCAGAGTTTCTCTTTGCACAGGCAGTGCAGAAGTGGCTACGGTACGCCCCAGACCGTTTGGGTGgtgcaggacgcacatcatccgtCCCCATCCCGGAGGAGCAGTAA